In the genome of Streptomyces racemochromogenes, one region contains:
- a CDS encoding IucA/IucC family protein, with product MDRSRHVSPPDPGHSPATAAEAAAALALAGVRPGLGAAYEASLDGARSAVLTRLWRALAFEPLPWVAGREPGPDSLTLLLADGRRLEGPRPDPYATGSRVAEVRLDGRPHRQAARLVEALGVPHGAAFAAELDDSTASLALSRAGQPDGERAEPAAGWEWEQRVVDGHPYHPNCRSRPGFTVAEQLAYAPEHRPVVELGLVPVRAAECLVAGRWPEHLRDGDRILVPVHPWQAEHVLKGEEVLPGFAAHPLMALRTLAPAAGGPHVKTALSTRLTSSVRDISAYSVETAAVVSSFAHALTERLDGRLHVTRTLGAATAYSPDLAAVLREPPEAYAGPGERVVPVAALAGTDLAGSAAWRAAFARLALSVCLRVLDLGVALEAHGQNLLVVLAPDGSPLRLVYRDLADIRISPARLARHGLPVPPLSGRLVTDDGTALRRKLFGSLAAGALASTAGSAEAFADCLAAGLDAAEPTADADALRSGPLPVKALTLMRLSPGVPGDQWAELPPPLAGG from the coding sequence CTGGACCGCAGCAGGCATGTTTCCCCGCCCGACCCCGGGCACTCCCCCGCCACCGCCGCCGAGGCGGCCGCCGCGCTCGCGCTGGCCGGCGTACGGCCCGGGCTCGGGGCCGCGTACGAGGCCTCGCTGGACGGGGCCCGCTCCGCCGTGCTGACCCGGCTCTGGCGGGCGCTGGCCTTCGAGCCGCTGCCGTGGGTGGCGGGCCGCGAGCCGGGGCCGGACTCCCTCACCCTGCTGCTGGCCGACGGCCGGCGGCTGGAGGGGCCGCGCCCCGACCCGTACGCGACGGGCTCGCGCGTCGCCGAGGTCCGGCTCGACGGGCGGCCCCACCGGCAGGCGGCCCGGCTGGTCGAGGCGCTGGGGGTGCCGCACGGCGCCGCCTTCGCCGCCGAACTCGACGACAGCACCGCCTCCCTGGCCCTGTCCCGGGCGGGGCAGCCGGACGGGGAGCGGGCGGAGCCGGCGGCCGGGTGGGAGTGGGAGCAACGGGTGGTGGACGGGCACCCGTACCACCCCAACTGCCGCTCCCGGCCCGGATTCACGGTGGCCGAGCAGTTGGCGTACGCGCCGGAGCACCGGCCGGTGGTGGAGCTCGGGCTGGTTCCCGTACGGGCCGCGGAGTGCCTGGTCGCCGGCCGGTGGCCGGAGCACCTGCGCGACGGGGACCGGATCCTGGTGCCGGTCCACCCCTGGCAGGCCGAGCACGTCCTGAAGGGCGAGGAGGTCCTGCCGGGGTTCGCCGCGCACCCGCTGATGGCGCTGCGCACGCTCGCCCCGGCGGCGGGCGGCCCGCACGTGAAGACGGCGCTGAGCACCCGGCTGACCTCCTCCGTCCGGGACATCTCCGCGTACTCGGTGGAGACGGCAGCCGTGGTCTCCTCGTTCGCCCACGCGCTGACCGAGCGGCTCGACGGCCGGCTGCACGTCACCCGCACGCTGGGCGCGGCCACCGCGTACAGCCCGGACCTGGCGGCGGTCCTCCGCGAGCCCCCCGAGGCGTACGCGGGTCCCGGCGAGCGGGTCGTGCCGGTGGCGGCGCTGGCGGGCACGGACCTGGCCGGGTCCGCGGCCTGGCGGGCCGCGTTCGCCCGGCTGGCGCTGTCGGTGTGCCTGCGGGTGCTGGACCTCGGGGTGGCGCTGGAGGCCCACGGGCAGAACCTGCTGGTGGTGCTGGCGCCCGACGGGAGCCCGCTGCGGCTGGTCTACCGCGACCTGGCGGACATCCGGATCAGCCCGGCCCGGCTGGCCCGGCACGGCCTGCCGGTGCCGCCGCTCTCCGGGCGGCTGGTCACGGACGACGGGACGGCGCTGCGGCGCAAGCTGTTCGGCTCCCTGGCGGCCGGGGCCCTCGCCTCGACGGCGGGCTCGGCGGAGGCGTTCGCCGACTGCCTGGCGGCCGGGCTGGACGCCGCGGAGCCCACCGCCGACGCGGACGCGCTGCGCAGCGGGCCGCTGCCGGTCAAGGCGCTCACGCTGATGCGGCTGAGTCCGGGGGTGCCGGGCGACCAGTGGGCGGAACTGCCGCCGCCGCTCGCCGGGGGCTGA
- a CDS encoding MarR family transcriptional regulator, whose product MTRRQNWTFLTNHARVLVTIARDPAARLRDVAQVCALTERTVQAIVADLESDGYLRRARDGRRNRYEISPGAMFRHPAEAGVAVAGLLALLTGAPPSGEAGEEDADTEGADATAAYAPDPVAATAGETYTAGPQPTHPHSSPAGV is encoded by the coding sequence ATGACACGTCGACAGAACTGGACATTTCTCACAAACCACGCGCGCGTCCTGGTGACCATCGCCCGGGACCCGGCGGCGCGGCTGAGGGATGTCGCCCAGGTGTGCGCGCTCACCGAGCGCACGGTCCAGGCGATCGTGGCCGACCTCGAATCGGACGGCTACCTCCGGCGCGCCCGCGACGGGCGGCGCAACCGCTACGAGATCTCGCCGGGGGCCATGTTCCGGCACCCCGCGGAGGCGGGGGTGGCGGTGGCCGGCCTGCTCGCCCTCCTCACCGGCGCCCCGCCCTCGGGGGAGGCGGGTGAGGAGGACGCGGACACCGAGGGCGCCGACGCCACCGCGGCCTACGCCCCGGATCCGGTCGCCGCAACCGCCGGGGAGACCTACACGGCGGGCCCCCAGCCAACCCACCCCCACTCCAGCCCCGCGGGCGTGTGA
- a CDS encoding SigB/SigF/SigG family RNA polymerase sigma factor: MQVPAHAIRTADPAEARTAGAVLPGPRHSGRAAAHEAGLPRIDEPREVAPADARELSKVFFARLRELPEGTAERQYVRNTLIEMNASLVQYAVRRFRGRAEGAAGDVDDLVQVGTIGLIKAIDRFDPARENEFATLAMPYITGEIKRHFRDTAWAVHVPRRLQELRIEIAKAKEELTVRLDRSPTVRDLAAYLDLSEEQVIEGLVAANGHTSGSLDAPHAEHGDGPAEGHTLAEVLGEEEPALELVEDIQTLAPLLERLSDRERTMLRMRFGEEMTQAQMGAELGISQMQVSRLLTRLLAHLRTSMLADPEPGPGQPGR; encoded by the coding sequence ATGCAGGTCCCCGCCCACGCCATCCGTACCGCCGACCCCGCCGAGGCCCGTACCGCCGGCGCCGTCCTCCCCGGCCCCCGCCACAGCGGCCGGGCCGCGGCCCACGAGGCCGGGCTGCCCCGGATCGACGAGCCCCGGGAGGTGGCCCCGGCGGACGCGCGGGAGCTGTCGAAGGTCTTCTTCGCCCGCCTGCGCGAACTCCCCGAAGGCACCGCCGAGCGGCAGTACGTGCGCAACACCCTGATCGAGATGAACGCCTCGCTCGTCCAGTACGCCGTCCGCCGCTTCCGCGGGCGCGCCGAAGGGGCCGCCGGCGACGTCGACGACCTCGTGCAGGTCGGCACCATCGGCCTGATCAAGGCCATCGACCGGTTCGACCCGGCCCGCGAGAACGAGTTCGCCACCCTCGCCATGCCGTACATCACAGGTGAGATCAAGCGCCACTTCCGCGACACCGCCTGGGCCGTCCACGTCCCCCGCCGGCTCCAGGAGCTGCGCATCGAGATAGCCAAGGCGAAGGAGGAACTGACGGTCCGGCTCGACCGCTCGCCCACCGTCCGCGACCTCGCCGCCTACCTGGACCTCTCCGAGGAACAGGTCATAGAGGGCCTGGTCGCCGCCAACGGGCACACCAGCGGCTCCCTCGACGCCCCGCACGCCGAGCACGGCGACGGTCCCGCCGAGGGCCACACCCTCGCCGAGGTCCTGGGCGAGGAGGAGCCGGCCCTGGAGCTCGTCGAGGACATCCAGACCCTGGCCCCGCTGCTGGAACGGCTCAGCGACCGCGAACGCACCATGCTTCGCATGCGCTTCGGCGAAGAGATGACCCAGGCCCAGATGGGCGCGGAGCTCGGCATCTCCCAGATGCAGGTCTCCCGGCTCCTCACCCGGCTCCTCGCCCACCTGCGCACCTCCATGCTGGCCGACCCCGAGCCGGGTCCCGGACAGCCCGGCCGCTGA
- a CDS encoding ABC transporter permease/substrate binding protein — protein sequence MPRLHLGAWADSAVDFLQRHLSWLFDTVSMLVGGLYDGVNAVLSAPAPLLFAGLLALAAWWLRGLLAGLLAFGAFALVDSVALWDEAMSTLALVLVATLVTLAFAVPLGIWAARSERVSAALRPVLDFMQTMPAMVYLIPGIIFFGVGVVPGIIATIVFSLPPGVRMTELGIRQVDTELVEAAEAFGTAPRDTLVRVQLPLALPTIMAGVNQVIMLGLSMVVIAGMVGGGGLGGAVYRAIGSVDIGLGFEAGLSIVVLAMYLDRMTGALGRQVSPVGRRAQALARSAASGTARLWNHRPQPAYAVTAAVVLALVAGGLSTFGGSGSPAAADGAENTGKGRKISIGYIPWDEGIASTFLWKELLERRGFQVDARQLELGALFTGLAGGQVDLQTDAWLPVTQAQYWEKYGNKLDDLGSWYGPTSLELSVPSYVKDVRSLEDLKGKGARFKGRIIGIEPSAGAMSVLKEKVLKEYGLEGEYQVVDGSTPGMLAELKRAYEKKEPVVSVLWSPHWAYSTYELTKLADPKGVWGEGDGIHTLARKGFAEDEPEAAAWLRSFKLTEAQLTGLEAKIQETGKGKEQQAVRAWLADHPEVAALA from the coding sequence ATGCCCCGCCTGCACCTCGGAGCCTGGGCCGACAGCGCGGTCGACTTCCTCCAGCGCCACCTGTCCTGGCTCTTCGACACCGTCAGCATGCTGGTCGGGGGGCTCTACGACGGCGTGAACGCCGTGCTGTCCGCCCCCGCACCCCTGCTCTTCGCCGGCCTCCTCGCCCTCGCCGCCTGGTGGCTGCGTGGCCTCCTCGCGGGCCTGCTCGCCTTCGGGGCCTTCGCGCTCGTGGACTCCGTGGCCCTGTGGGACGAGGCCATGTCCACCCTGGCCCTGGTCCTCGTCGCCACCCTCGTCACGCTGGCGTTCGCCGTGCCGCTGGGCATCTGGGCCGCACGCTCCGAACGGGTCAGCGCCGCCCTGCGGCCCGTACTGGACTTCATGCAGACCATGCCGGCCATGGTCTACCTGATCCCCGGGATCATCTTCTTCGGCGTCGGCGTGGTCCCCGGGATCATCGCCACCATCGTCTTCTCGCTGCCGCCGGGCGTACGCATGACCGAACTCGGCATCCGCCAGGTGGACACCGAGCTGGTCGAGGCCGCCGAAGCCTTCGGCACCGCCCCGCGCGACACCCTCGTACGCGTCCAGCTGCCCCTGGCCCTGCCCACGATCATGGCCGGCGTCAACCAGGTCATCATGCTCGGCCTGTCCATGGTCGTCATCGCCGGCATGGTCGGCGGCGGCGGACTCGGCGGCGCCGTCTACCGGGCCATCGGCAGCGTCGACATCGGCCTCGGCTTCGAAGCCGGCCTGTCCATCGTCGTCCTCGCCATGTACCTGGACCGGATGACCGGGGCCCTGGGCCGCCAGGTCTCCCCGGTCGGCCGCCGGGCACAGGCCCTGGCCCGGTCCGCGGCGAGCGGCACCGCCCGTCTGTGGAACCACCGCCCGCAGCCCGCGTACGCCGTCACCGCGGCCGTCGTCCTCGCCCTCGTCGCCGGCGGACTGAGCACCTTCGGCGGCTCCGGCTCGCCGGCCGCCGCCGACGGGGCCGAGAACACCGGCAAGGGCCGCAAGATCAGCATCGGCTACATCCCCTGGGACGAGGGCATCGCCTCCACCTTCCTGTGGAAGGAACTGCTGGAACGGCGCGGCTTCCAGGTGGACGCCCGGCAGCTGGAACTCGGCGCGCTGTTCACCGGGCTCGCCGGCGGCCAGGTCGACCTCCAGACCGACGCCTGGCTGCCCGTCACCCAGGCGCAGTACTGGGAGAAGTACGGGAACAAGCTGGACGACCTCGGCTCCTGGTACGGGCCCACCTCCCTCGAGCTCTCGGTCCCCTCCTACGTCAAGGACGTGCGTTCCCTGGAGGACCTCAAGGGCAAGGGCGCCCGGTTCAAGGGCCGGATCATCGGCATCGAGCCCAGCGCCGGAGCCATGTCCGTACTGAAGGAGAAGGTCCTCAAGGAGTACGGGCTCGAAGGCGAGTACCAGGTCGTCGACGGATCCACCCCCGGCATGCTCGCCGAGCTCAAGCGGGCCTACGAGAAGAAGGAACCCGTGGTGAGCGTCCTGTGGTCCCCGCACTGGGCGTACTCCACCTACGAGCTGACCAAACTGGCCGACCCCAAGGGCGTCTGGGGCGAGGGCGACGGCATCCACACCCTCGCCCGCAAGGGCTTCGCCGAAGACGAGCCCGAGGCCGCCGCCTGGCTGCGCTCGTTCAAGCTGACCGAGGCCCAGCTCACCGGCCTGGAGGCGAAGATCCAGGAGACGGGCAAGGGCAAGGAGCAGCAGGCGGTCCGCGCCTGGCTGGCCGACCACCCCGAGGTGGCCGCGCTCGCCTGA
- a CDS encoding GntR family transcriptional regulator produces the protein MPSPSRGGGPAATPKYQRIAAQLRDELDLAARTSGGRLPSERTLAARYAVNRQTVRAALQELRADGLVVTGRRGTRAVVLPGAGRAGAGPRSGPSAAGAGAGPRLTRTRLALVTVPPSLAGLLGMGGGERTLVHHHHVYGPGGRAVRHTVTYLCPRTVARTPELAAYLDRPDGARGDDLRPLHRWLERAAAHGRTSETITMTRTTRPAGGATACGLSVRRTVHDGSGRLLAVTDLAFTDWDRLTFHREPAAIGFRVT, from the coding sequence ATGCCCTCCCCTTCGCGGGGCGGCGGCCCGGCCGCCACGCCCAAGTACCAGCGGATCGCCGCACAACTGCGGGACGAACTAGACCTCGCCGCCCGGACATCCGGCGGCAGACTGCCCTCCGAACGCACCCTGGCCGCCCGCTACGCGGTCAACCGGCAGACCGTCCGGGCCGCGCTCCAGGAGCTGCGCGCCGACGGACTGGTCGTCACCGGGCGCCGGGGCACGCGGGCCGTGGTCCTCCCGGGCGCCGGGCGCGCGGGCGCGGGCCCCCGGAGCGGGCCGTCCGCCGCCGGTGCCGGTGCCGGTCCCCGCCTCACGCGGACCCGGCTCGCGCTGGTCACCGTGCCGCCGTCGCTCGCCGGGCTGCTCGGGATGGGCGGCGGGGAACGCACCCTGGTCCACCACCACCACGTGTACGGGCCGGGCGGGCGCGCGGTCCGGCACACGGTGACGTACCTCTGCCCACGCACCGTGGCCCGGACCCCGGAGCTCGCGGCCTACCTCGACCGGCCGGACGGGGCCCGCGGCGACGACCTGCGGCCGCTGCACCGCTGGCTGGAGCGGGCTGCCGCGCACGGGCGGACCTCGGAGACCATCACCATGACCCGCACCACCCGTCCGGCCGGCGGGGCGACCGCCTGCGGGCTGTCCGTGCGCCGCACCGTGCACGACGGCTCGGGCCGGCTGCTGGCCGTGACGGACCTGGCGTTCACGGACTGGGACCGGCTGACGTTCCACCGGGAGCCTGCGGCGATCGGCTTCCGCGTGACATAG
- a CDS encoding IucA/IucC family protein, translating to MEPVDLNTDADARSAAPLLNCLLREVGEAEGGQVHRLRGSGRLLRVSGGRRPDRAELRTADGWHPLGHAELVKLVSDELHRYTGVSNDELPGEIEDSRRAVAALLAARAAADAPEDPYVLSEQALVTGHPHHPAPKARGGAPAASWLPYAPEAHTRFPLVMLGLREDQVAEEGGRAAADAVDALAGILDGPRPPAGYRALPAHPWQLELVGGRREVREAFADGRLLRLGPTRLPVWPTASVRTVYAPGADADLFAKFSLDVRITNDVRRLWRHDLLKLRRTDSAVEAGFADLRRRTGSGAVWLADRGYRTAAFAFEELAVLVRDGLRGGVAAGAVPLLSAALAEGYPGSPLESAPDPAGWWRAYLRHVVPPVLDLFARHGIVLEAHLQNCLVAVDGRGVPVQALFRDAEGVKLPGDMPREDAWQRLVYCLVVNHLAEVGGALAERHPGAAGGVWPAVREELLRYDAEHGLPEIAELLAAPALPAKTNLLLRWTRADGADARYLPLPNPLRGE from the coding sequence ATGGAACCAGTGGACCTCAACACCGACGCCGACGCCCGCAGCGCCGCCCCGCTCCTGAACTGCCTGCTCCGGGAGGTGGGCGAGGCCGAGGGCGGGCAGGTCCACCGGCTGCGCGGCAGCGGGCGGCTGCTGCGGGTCTCCGGCGGCCGCCGGCCCGACCGGGCGGAGCTGCGGACGGCGGACGGCTGGCACCCGCTGGGCCACGCGGAGCTGGTCAAGCTGGTCTCCGACGAACTGCACCGCTACACCGGCGTCTCCAACGACGAGCTGCCCGGCGAGATCGAGGACAGCCGCCGGGCCGTCGCCGCGCTGCTGGCCGCCCGGGCGGCCGCCGACGCGCCCGAGGACCCGTACGTCCTGTCCGAGCAGGCCCTGGTGACGGGCCATCCGCACCACCCCGCGCCCAAGGCCCGGGGCGGCGCGCCCGCCGCGAGCTGGCTGCCGTACGCCCCCGAGGCGCACACCCGCTTCCCGCTCGTGATGCTCGGGCTGCGCGAGGACCAGGTGGCCGAGGAGGGCGGCCGGGCCGCCGCCGACGCGGTCGACGCGCTGGCCGGGATCCTCGACGGCCCCCGCCCGCCCGCCGGCTACCGCGCGCTGCCCGCGCACCCCTGGCAGCTGGAGCTGGTCGGCGGCCGGCGGGAGGTGCGCGAGGCCTTCGCCGACGGGCGGCTGCTGCGGCTCGGCCCGACCCGGCTCCCGGTGTGGCCGACCGCCTCCGTGCGGACCGTGTACGCGCCGGGGGCCGACGCCGACCTGTTCGCGAAGTTCAGCCTCGACGTCCGGATCACCAACGACGTGCGCCGGCTGTGGCGCCACGACCTGCTGAAGCTGCGCCGCACCGACTCCGCGGTGGAGGCCGGCTTCGCCGACCTGCGCCGCCGTACCGGATCGGGTGCGGTGTGGCTGGCCGACCGCGGGTACCGCACCGCCGCCTTCGCCTTCGAGGAGCTGGCCGTCCTCGTCCGCGACGGGCTGCGCGGCGGGGTGGCGGCGGGCGCGGTGCCGCTGCTGTCCGCCGCCCTCGCGGAGGGCTACCCCGGCAGCCCGCTGGAGTCCGCGCCCGACCCGGCCGGCTGGTGGCGGGCGTATCTGCGCCATGTCGTGCCTCCGGTCCTGGACCTGTTCGCCCGGCACGGGATCGTGCTGGAGGCCCACCTCCAGAACTGCCTGGTCGCCGTGGACGGCCGGGGCGTGCCGGTGCAGGCCCTCTTCCGCGACGCGGAGGGCGTGAAACTCCCCGGGGACATGCCGCGCGAGGACGCCTGGCAGCGGCTCGTCTACTGCCTGGTCGTCAACCACCTCGCGGAGGTGGGCGGGGCCCTGGCCGAACGGCACCCCGGGGCGGCCGGCGGGGTCTGGCCGGCGGTCCGCGAGGAGCTGCTGCGCTACGACGCCGAGCACGGCCTGCCGGAGATCGCGGAGCTGCTCGCGGCCCCGGCGCTTCCGGCCAAGACGAACCTCCTGCTGCGCTGGACCCGGGCGGACGGGGCGGACGCGCGCTACCTGCCGCTGCCCAACCCGCTGCGGGGGGAGTGA
- a CDS encoding betaine/proline/choline family ABC transporter ATP-binding protein yields the protein MSTLQAEHVYKVFARRPDRQAAAVRALESGADRDELRADGTTAAVIDASFRVEPGQIFVVMGLSGSGKSTLLRMLNGLLEPTSGRILFDGEDLTSLTPRELRRVRATRVSMVFQHFALFPHRDVLANAAYGLEVQGVPRAERERRGAEALALCGLGGWENSWPDELSGGMQQRVGLARALATDADLLLMDESFSALDPLIRRDMQDQLLELQRTLRKTIVFITHDLNEAMRIGDRVAVMRDGRIVQQGTPEDILTRPADEYVASFVQDVDRSRVLTADAVMDEVAEDAEACACPTVSSDTPLADLCSVSARVPHPVAVTGADGTVVGSVPKDRLVAFIGDEQRPPMACAEVAA from the coding sequence GTGTCCACGCTCCAGGCCGAGCACGTCTACAAGGTGTTCGCCAGACGACCCGACCGCCAGGCCGCCGCGGTCCGCGCGCTCGAAAGCGGCGCGGACCGCGACGAGCTGCGCGCCGACGGCACCACGGCGGCGGTGATCGACGCCTCGTTCCGCGTCGAGCCCGGCCAGATCTTCGTCGTCATGGGCCTGTCGGGCTCGGGCAAGTCCACCCTCCTGCGGATGCTCAACGGACTGCTGGAGCCCACCTCCGGCCGCATCCTCTTCGACGGCGAGGACCTCACCTCGCTGACCCCGCGCGAGCTGCGCCGCGTACGCGCCACCCGCGTCTCCATGGTCTTCCAGCACTTCGCGCTCTTCCCGCACCGCGACGTCCTGGCCAACGCCGCCTACGGCCTGGAGGTCCAGGGCGTCCCCCGGGCCGAGCGCGAACGCCGCGGCGCCGAGGCGCTCGCGCTGTGCGGGCTCGGCGGCTGGGAGAACTCCTGGCCCGACGAGCTCTCCGGCGGCATGCAGCAGCGCGTCGGCCTCGCCCGCGCCCTGGCCACCGACGCCGACCTGCTCCTGATGGACGAGTCCTTCAGCGCGCTGGACCCGCTGATCCGCCGCGACATGCAGGACCAGCTCCTCGAACTCCAGCGCACCCTGCGCAAGACCATCGTCTTCATCACCCACGACCTCAACGAGGCCATGCGCATCGGCGACCGGGTCGCCGTCATGCGCGACGGCCGGATCGTCCAGCAGGGCACCCCCGAGGACATCCTCACCCGCCCCGCCGACGAGTACGTCGCCTCCTTCGTCCAGGACGTCGACCGCTCCCGCGTCCTGACCGCCGACGCGGTCATGGACGAGGTCGCCGAGGACGCCGAAGCCTGCGCCTGCCCCACCGTCAGCTCCGACACCCCGCTCGCCGACCTCTGCTCCGTCAGCGCCCGCGTCCCCCACCCGGTCGCCGTCACCGGCGCGGACGGCACCGTCGTCGGATCCGTGCCCAAGGACCGGCTCGTCGCCTTCATCGGCGACGAACAACGGCCCCCCATGGCCTGCGCGGAGGTGGCCGCCTGA
- a CDS encoding MMPL family transporter, whose product MIRALTGCSTRNPWKVIALWAVLGIGLTILGQVFVFRATQPGDDGFLPASYDSAAALRIAEEHFGARPDSDPLTVLVARTDGAALTAPDERRVEEVARRLAGQRVVMPKDKEEMPFTQDHSQTPRISAGMTAPDRSFRLLSVELKGNPQDPGVQSTYKEFRERARSAFGEAGLRTGFTGGLAATVDTADAEKTRSTVVGAVVTGLIVLLHVLVFRSVFAALLPLLAMAVIGGAAAGTVVMASVASGVRLAPSTPGLINVVLMGIGIDYFLFLLFRFREQLRQNPAQSGRGAAAEVAGRVGTAVTSAALTIVAAFATLGIASFGQFRVLGPAIAVSVLVMLLGSLTLMPALLAVTGRRMFWPSRALRRAPREGVAGRLGRLTARRPVALVLASLVLLGALTAGLAGIRMDYGQSGAGGERTAAVETAEEISRALPAGVSDPTSVFVAAKDGTPLGAQRVAGLAGALARVPGVGGVAPTVLSQDGKAARIDLLLNVESGGQQARDLVSGPVRAAVRANLPAGTEAHVGGTASVFADIAVAVDEDLRVIFPVAAVLIAVILLVLLRSVLAPVVLMLAVGLGFAATLGASALVFQHGLGRPGVDFTLPLVLFLFVVALGTDYNILISDRLREEMERPGPARAAVARAVRHTAPAIATAGLVLAASFGSLAVSPHAGTQQTGFATAVGILLSAFVLSAVLVPALAALLGRALWWPLRPRVRGDEPRAARPEADRVPVG is encoded by the coding sequence GTGATCCGCGCCCTGACGGGATGCTCGACCAGGAACCCGTGGAAGGTGATCGCCCTGTGGGCGGTGCTGGGCATCGGGCTGACGATCCTGGGCCAGGTGTTCGTCTTCCGCGCCACCCAGCCCGGCGACGACGGCTTCCTGCCCGCCTCCTACGATTCGGCGGCCGCGCTGCGGATCGCCGAGGAGCACTTCGGGGCCCGGCCGGACTCCGACCCGCTGACGGTCCTGGTGGCCCGTACGGACGGGGCGGCGCTCACCGCTCCCGACGAGCGCCGCGTCGAGGAGGTGGCGCGGCGGCTGGCCGGGCAGCGGGTGGTCATGCCGAAGGACAAGGAGGAGATGCCCTTCACGCAGGACCACTCCCAGACGCCCCGGATCAGCGCCGGGATGACGGCCCCCGACCGGTCCTTCCGGCTGCTGTCCGTGGAGCTGAAGGGCAATCCGCAGGACCCCGGGGTGCAGAGCACCTACAAGGAGTTCCGCGAGCGGGCGCGGTCCGCGTTCGGCGAGGCGGGCCTGCGGACCGGGTTCACGGGCGGGCTGGCCGCCACGGTGGACACCGCCGACGCCGAGAAGACCCGGTCGACGGTGGTCGGCGCGGTGGTGACGGGGCTGATCGTGCTGCTCCACGTCCTGGTCTTCCGCAGCGTGTTCGCCGCGCTGCTGCCGCTGCTGGCGATGGCGGTCATCGGCGGCGCGGCGGCCGGGACCGTGGTCATGGCGTCGGTGGCGAGCGGTGTCCGGCTGGCCCCCTCCACTCCCGGGCTGATCAACGTGGTGCTCATGGGCATCGGCATCGACTACTTCCTCTTCCTGCTGTTCCGCTTCCGCGAGCAGCTGCGGCAGAACCCGGCGCAGAGCGGGCGCGGGGCCGCGGCGGAGGTCGCGGGCCGGGTGGGCACGGCCGTCACCTCGGCGGCGCTGACGATCGTGGCCGCGTTCGCCACCCTCGGGATCGCCTCCTTCGGCCAGTTCCGGGTGCTGGGCCCGGCGATCGCGGTGTCGGTCCTGGTGATGCTGCTGGGCAGCCTCACGCTGATGCCGGCGCTGCTGGCGGTGACCGGCCGGAGGATGTTCTGGCCCTCGCGCGCCCTGCGGCGCGCGCCCCGCGAGGGTGTGGCGGGCCGGCTCGGCCGGCTCACGGCCCGCCGCCCGGTGGCGCTGGTCCTCGCCTCGCTGGTGCTGCTCGGCGCGCTGACGGCTGGTCTGGCGGGGATCCGCATGGACTACGGGCAGTCCGGCGCGGGCGGCGAGCGGACCGCGGCGGTGGAGACGGCCGAGGAGATCTCCCGCGCCCTGCCCGCCGGGGTCTCGGACCCCACGAGCGTGTTCGTCGCCGCGAAGGACGGCACTCCGCTCGGCGCGCAGCGGGTGGCCGGACTGGCCGGGGCCCTCGCCCGGGTCCCCGGGGTGGGCGGCGTCGCGCCGACGGTGCTGAGCCAGGACGGGAAGGCGGCCCGGATCGACCTGCTGCTGAACGTCGAATCCGGCGGGCAGCAGGCCCGCGACCTGGTCTCCGGGCCGGTCCGGGCGGCGGTCCGGGCGAACCTGCCGGCCGGGACCGAGGCGCATGTCGGCGGCACCGCCTCGGTGTTCGCGGACATCGCGGTGGCCGTGGACGAGGACCTGAGGGTCATCTTCCCGGTGGCGGCGGTACTGATCGCGGTGATCCTGCTGGTGCTGCTGCGCAGCGTCCTCGCGCCGGTGGTGCTGATGCTCGCGGTCGGGCTCGGCTTCGCGGCCACGCTGGGGGCCTCGGCCCTCGTCTTCCAGCACGGGCTGGGGCGGCCTGGCGTGGACTTCACGCTGCCGCTGGTGCTGTTCCTGTTCGTGGTGGCGCTGGGCACCGACTACAACATCCTGATCAGCGACCGGCTGCGGGAGGAGATGGAACGCCCCGGACCGGCCCGCGCCGCGGTGGCCCGAGCGGTGCGGCACACCGCGCCGGCCATCGCGACGGCCGGGCTGGTGCTCGCCGCGTCCTTCGGCAGCCTGGCCGTGAGCCCGCACGCCGGGACCCAGCAGACCGGTTTCGCCACGGCGGTGGGGATCCTGCTGTCCGCGTTCGTCCTGTCGGCCGTACTGGTGCCGGCACTGGCCGCGCTGCTGGGGCGCGCCCTGTGGTGGCCGCTGCGCCCGCGGGTGCGCGGCGACGAGCCCCGGGCCGCCCGGCCGGAAGCGGACCGGGTGCCGGTGGGCTGA